The genomic segment CTTTACATGGGGCAAAGCTCAAGACCGTGGGGAAGGAACTAAAATAAATTATTATTTCAAGATGGATCTCGAGGGCAACAACTTTGAGAACTCCATCAGTAAAATTTATATTCCCGAGGGACAGAATTCCGTTAGTTTCACTCATAAGCAGCTCAATTCATATTTGAAGACGTGGGGTGTTCCTACTGGTACAACTGCTATTGTTGAAGGAGAGATTATCGCAGAAGTAACTGGTGCAGACCATTACATGAAACCTGAGATATCTACAACAAAGGTTAATGTGACAGGTTATGAGATTCAACCGCGTAATCTTTACATTTTCAAGGCTGATGCCACAGAAGGTGAGGGTGTTTTAATGGAAGAGGTTCTTTCTGAAACAAAGTACAGTTATGCTGGTGCATTGTTGGCTGGTGATTACAAGATTGCAGTAGATGCAGAGAGCGATGCTGTTCGAACTTTCCATGTGGAAAAAGACGGTTTCTGTGTTGTAAATGCAGATCTTTCAACAGGCGAGCAACCTACAATTACTTATCCTACTCCAGAGATAGACAAACTTTATATGGTTGGTAGTGCTTGTGCGGCAGGATGGAATATTGGTGCCTCTTTGGAAATGACACAAGATCCTGTCAATAAGTTCTTATTTACATGGATTGGTCAGCTTTCTGCAGGTGAGTTGAAATTCCCATTGGATACCCCAAGTGATTGGAGCTGCGATTTTATTATGGCTGCTTCCGAGAACCAGTCTATTACTGACTCACGAGCTGTCAAGCGAAACAGTCCTGATACCAAGTGGCAGGTTCTTTCTGGCGAAGCGGGTAAATATAAGGTTACAGTTGATACATATCAC from the Segatella copri genome contains:
- a CDS encoding SusE domain-containing protein is translated as MKKFILYILVAIPVFLASCSGDDIRFTIPGVDDQMHLAASEESVTLEQDKGDETAISFTWGKAQDRGEGTKINYYFKMDLEGNNFENSISKIYIPEGQNSVSFTHKQLNSYLKTWGVPTGTTAIVEGEIIAEVTGADHYMKPEISTTKVNVTGYEIQPRNLYIFKADATEGEGVLMEEVLSETKYSYAGALLAGDYKIAVDAESDAVRTFHVEKDGFCVVNADLSTGEQPTITYPTPEIDKLYMVGSACAAGWNIGASLEMTQDPVNKFLFTWIGQLSAGELKFPLDTPSDWSCDFIMAASENQSITDSRAVKRNSPDTKWQVLSGEAGKYKVTVDTYHMTVTFEKQKEE